From the candidate division KSB1 bacterium genome, the window TTTGTCATCAGTGGCTTTCCAGGTTACCTTGTAGTTGCCTGCCGGCAGCTGGCCGGAAACCAATGTCCTTACTAACTGACCGGATAGGTTGTAGATAGCTAGTTTTACTTCACCAGCTTCCGGAATTCCAAACGAAATCTCGGTCGTTGGGTTGAATGGATTCGGATAGTTTTGCTCAAGTACAAACTGGTTTGGAATAACAGTTAAATCAACCTCCTCAACACTAGAAATAATGTCGTATTTGATTTTTTCTGTTATTACCCAGTCAGAATGCAGACCAGTTGAGTTATCAATTGTGCGAAAAGAAATAACATATTCAACTGGAACTGGTCCAGTGTAAATCCAAGTGTAGGTCAAGGTATCAAGATTTGCATTTGAGCTGGTTTTTGGAAATGGTGCTGGTACAATTTCAAATTTAGTTTGTTGATTGATGACATCACATTAGCACTAAAACTAGCGAAAAAATTAG encodes:
- a CDS encoding T9SS type A sorting domain-containing protein, whose amino-acid sequence is MTYTWIYTGPVPVEYVISFRTIDNSTGLHSDWVITEKIKYDIISSVEEVDLTVIPNQFVLEQNYPNPFNPTTEISFGIPEAGEVKLAIYNLSGQLVRTLVSGQLPAGNYKVTWKATDDK